From one Luteipulveratus mongoliensis genomic stretch:
- a CDS encoding ROK family glucokinase, which yields MDAGTIGLDVGGTKIAGALVDASGAVTRRMTVPSPATDPEAIVAALAALVEELRPSAEPIGVGAACAGYLDAERSMMRFAPNLAWRDFPLRSLLHDATGLPVVIENDADAAAYGELVHGAGRDAEDLVMVTLGTGVGGSVVHQRRIHRGAFGIGGELGHVRIERNGRRCGCGNLGCLEAYSSGTALLVQAREVVRTGGPAAAALIERCGGDPDQLRGTDVSALAEDGDAASVELLAEVGMWLGEGMATVAAVLDPGFIVIGGGLSGAGDLVLGPARTAYKTHLTGRGYRPVARMVAAQLGNDAGMIGAAALAREGSA from the coding sequence GTGGACGCAGGAACCATCGGTCTCGACGTCGGCGGGACGAAGATCGCGGGCGCGCTCGTCGACGCGTCGGGCGCGGTGACCCGACGGATGACCGTGCCGTCGCCGGCGACCGACCCCGAGGCGATCGTCGCCGCCCTCGCTGCCCTCGTCGAGGAGCTGCGTCCGTCCGCCGAGCCGATCGGCGTCGGCGCGGCGTGTGCGGGCTACCTCGATGCCGAGCGGAGCATGATGCGGTTCGCGCCCAACCTCGCGTGGCGCGACTTCCCTCTGCGGTCCTTGCTGCACGACGCGACCGGGCTGCCGGTCGTCATCGAGAACGATGCCGATGCGGCGGCGTACGGCGAGCTCGTCCACGGCGCGGGCCGTGACGCCGAAGACCTCGTCATGGTGACCCTCGGCACCGGCGTAGGTGGCTCGGTCGTCCACCAACGACGCATCCACCGCGGTGCCTTCGGGATCGGCGGCGAGCTCGGCCATGTGCGCATCGAGCGCAACGGGCGTCGTTGCGGCTGCGGCAATCTCGGCTGTCTCGAGGCCTACTCGAGCGGCACCGCCTTGCTGGTCCAGGCGCGAGAAGTCGTCCGCACCGGAGGCCCGGCCGCGGCGGCGCTGATCGAACGATGTGGGGGAGACCCGGACCAGTTGCGCGGTACGGACGTCAGTGCGCTCGCCGAGGACGGCGATGCCGCGTCCGTCGAGCTGCTCGCCGAGGTCGGCATGTGGCTCGGCGAGGGAATGGCGACCGTGGCCGCCGTGCTCGACCCAGGCTTCATCGTGATCGGCGGCGGGCTCAGCGGAGCGGGTGACCTGGTCCTCGGACCGGCACGGACGGCGTACAAGACGCATCTGACCGGGCGCGGATACCGGCCGGTGGCCAGGATGGTCGCGGCCCAGCTCGGCAATGACGCTGGCATGATCGGGGCCGCTGCACTGGCGAGGGAAGGATCCGCATGA
- a CDS encoding ArsA family ATPase has protein sequence MPARIVLVAGPGGAGSSTVAAALAAGAAAKGRSVGLIDLDPVAGASSLLLPDAPTPEILDTRARPDGPGALLARELTDLAGLDGRLVDELVTVPGAELLSALVVGHEHSDRAELIVVDAGSRAVDLCGLAHQLPWVLERLLPAQRGWLATSRPLLAATLGRRWPGERASARVRAAYAIAGEIQQELSAAVAVTTQVRDDDPRSLRTDVGLALHGIPVCATVTRADDSFSVEPVLDLVMEDRPVSAAPLVADGTGWIWRTPLPSLRSRDVAVRRLDDDLVIEAAGVRRVAPLPSSLRRCHARSAVVREGTLEVRFTPDQQEHRP, from the coding sequence GTGCCTGCTCGGATCGTGCTGGTGGCCGGCCCCGGTGGGGCCGGCTCGTCGACCGTCGCCGCAGCACTGGCTGCTGGCGCGGCCGCCAAGGGTCGCTCGGTGGGACTCATCGATCTCGATCCCGTGGCGGGCGCGTCGTCGTTGCTGCTACCGGACGCTCCGACACCCGAGATCCTCGACACGAGAGCCCGTCCCGACGGGCCGGGCGCTCTCCTGGCGCGTGAGCTCACCGATCTTGCGGGCCTCGACGGGCGACTCGTGGACGAGCTGGTCACCGTGCCGGGCGCCGAGCTGCTGAGCGCCCTCGTGGTGGGACATGAGCACTCCGACCGCGCCGAGCTCATCGTCGTCGACGCCGGTTCACGTGCCGTGGACCTGTGCGGCCTCGCTCATCAGTTGCCGTGGGTGCTGGAGAGGTTGCTCCCCGCCCAACGCGGCTGGCTGGCCACGAGCCGACCGCTGCTGGCTGCCACCCTCGGACGTCGTTGGCCGGGTGAGCGCGCGAGCGCCCGGGTTCGGGCGGCGTACGCCATCGCCGGCGAGATCCAGCAGGAGCTCTCCGCTGCGGTGGCCGTGACGACCCAGGTGCGTGACGACGACCCGAGATCGTTGCGCACCGACGTGGGACTGGCACTGCACGGCATCCCGGTCTGCGCGACCGTCACCCGCGCCGATGACAGCTTCTCGGTCGAGCCCGTGCTCGACCTCGTCATGGAGGACCGGCCGGTGTCCGCGGCGCCGCTCGTGGCTGACGGCACCGGATGGATCTGGCGAACACCGTTGCCATCATTGCGTTCTCGTGATGTCGCCGTGCGACGCCTGGACGACGACCTCGTGATCGAGGCGGCCGGCGTACGACGTGTCGCACCCCTACCGTCGTCCCTGAGACGATGTCACGCGCGCAGCGCCGTTGTCCGCGAAGGCACCCTCGAAGTGCGCTTCACCCCCGACCAGCAGGAGCACCGCCCGTGA
- a CDS encoding SRPBCC family protein — MAERTQSSIDVSAAPESVLDIIADFESYPEWAGQVKSATVLAEDDDGWAEQVEFVLDAGVVKDTYTLGYEWDVDEDGTGAISWTLVKAGMLKGLDGSYTLTPKGAGTHVDYQLAVDVALPMLGILKRKAEKIIIDTALKELKKRAEA; from the coding sequence ATGGCCGAGCGAACACAGTCATCCATCGACGTCAGTGCAGCACCGGAGTCTGTGCTCGACATCATCGCCGACTTCGAGAGCTATCCGGAGTGGGCCGGCCAGGTCAAGAGCGCCACCGTGCTGGCTGAGGACGATGACGGCTGGGCCGAGCAGGTGGAGTTCGTGCTCGACGCGGGTGTCGTCAAGGACACCTACACCCTCGGCTACGAATGGGACGTCGACGAGGACGGCACGGGTGCGATCAGCTGGACGCTTGTGAAGGCCGGCATGCTCAAGGGGCTGGACGGCTCCTACACGCTGACCCCTAAGGGGGCGGGCACCCATGTCGACTACCAGCTCGCGGTCGACGTGGCCCTACCGATGCTCGGCATCCTGAAGCGAAAGGCCGAGAAGATCATCATCGACACTGCGCTCAAGGAGCTGAAGAAGCGCGCCGAGGCCTGA
- a CDS encoding AMP-dependent synthetase/ligase translates to MSVTAEEGCAVREFDVPPLVVPTTFGNLALLPTRNAEVDPHGAGYARRAPDGSWEDVTHAAFAAAVDALAKGFMATGIQVGDKVGLLSRTRYEWTLTDFALLAAGAVVVPVYETSSPEQVSWVLADSGAVAVVVETAAHAATVASVRADLPTLRDVWQIDAGGLDELIEGATEITDAELRGRRTLADRDTVATIIYTSGTTGRPKGCVLTHGNFLTLTENAVERLKTVVEAPGSSTLLFLPLAHVFARLIQCVAVYSRARLGHTANISSIVDDLGEFRPTFVLAVPRVFEKVYNSAEQQAVASGRGRAFRMGVDTAVAWSHALDSPGKPPMALRMRRASFDRLIYKRLREAMGGRLEYAISGGAPLGERLGHFFRGAGLPVLEGYGLTETTAPATVNTPELTKVGTVGPPLPGVSVQVAEDGEVLVQGVGVFGGYLNNEDATVAALQDGWFHTGDLGELDADGFLRITGRKKEIIVTAAGKNVAPAVIEDRLRAHPLISQCVVVGDQQPFIAALVTLDAEMLPLWGSSHGLPGLDLEQARTEPTVLQAVQEAVDEANQAVSRAESIREFRLLPSDFTEDNGYLTPSLKVRRSLVQRDFAEEIRQIYDQPRSQA, encoded by the coding sequence ATGTCCGTGACTGCGGAGGAGGGCTGTGCTGTGAGGGAGTTCGACGTCCCGCCGCTCGTCGTCCCGACGACGTTCGGCAACCTGGCGCTTCTGCCGACGCGCAACGCCGAGGTCGACCCGCACGGGGCGGGCTACGCCCGCAGAGCCCCGGACGGGTCCTGGGAGGACGTCACCCACGCGGCCTTCGCCGCTGCGGTCGATGCGCTGGCCAAGGGGTTCATGGCGACCGGCATCCAGGTCGGCGACAAGGTCGGACTGCTCTCGCGCACCCGCTACGAGTGGACGCTCACCGACTTCGCGCTGTTGGCCGCAGGTGCCGTGGTCGTGCCGGTCTACGAGACATCCTCACCCGAGCAGGTCTCGTGGGTGCTCGCCGACTCCGGAGCGGTCGCTGTCGTGGTGGAGACGGCAGCCCACGCGGCGACCGTCGCCTCCGTGCGTGCCGACCTGCCGACCTTGCGGGACGTCTGGCAGATCGACGCGGGCGGCCTCGATGAGCTGATCGAGGGCGCCACCGAGATCACCGACGCCGAGCTGCGCGGCCGTCGTACTCTCGCCGATCGCGACACGGTCGCCACCATCATCTACACGTCGGGCACGACCGGCCGTCCCAAGGGCTGCGTCCTGACCCACGGCAACTTCCTCACCCTCACTGAGAACGCCGTCGAGCGGCTCAAGACGGTGGTCGAGGCGCCTGGTTCCTCGACCCTGCTCTTCCTGCCGCTCGCGCACGTGTTCGCCCGCCTGATCCAGTGCGTTGCCGTCTACTCACGGGCCCGGCTCGGGCACACTGCCAACATCTCCTCGATCGTGGATGACCTCGGCGAGTTCCGCCCGACGTTCGTCCTCGCCGTACCTCGGGTCTTCGAGAAGGTCTACAACTCCGCCGAGCAGCAGGCCGTGGCCTCCGGGCGTGGGCGCGCCTTCCGCATGGGGGTCGACACCGCGGTCGCCTGGAGCCACGCGCTGGACAGCCCGGGCAAGCCGCCGATGGCCCTGCGGATGCGCCGGGCGTCGTTCGACCGGCTCATCTACAAGCGGTTGCGCGAGGCGATGGGCGGCCGCCTGGAGTACGCCATCAGCGGCGGCGCTCCACTCGGCGAACGGCTCGGGCACTTCTTCCGCGGCGCCGGCCTCCCGGTGCTCGAGGGCTACGGACTGACCGAGACGACAGCGCCGGCCACCGTCAACACTCCGGAGCTGACCAAGGTCGGCACAGTGGGACCGCCACTGCCGGGCGTCTCTGTCCAGGTCGCTGAGGACGGCGAGGTGCTGGTGCAGGGCGTCGGCGTGTTCGGCGGTTACCTCAACAACGAGGACGCCACCGTGGCTGCTCTCCAGGACGGCTGGTTCCACACCGGCGACCTGGGCGAGCTGGACGCCGACGGGTTCCTGCGCATCACCGGCCGCAAGAAGGAGATCATCGTCACCGCCGCCGGCAAGAACGTCGCGCCGGCCGTGATCGAGGACCGGCTGCGCGCGCACCCTCTGATCTCGCAGTGTGTCGTGGTGGGTGACCAGCAGCCGTTCATCGCCGCTCTGGTCACGCTCGACGCCGAGATGCTGCCGCTGTGGGGTTCGAGCCATGGGCTGCCCGGTCTCGATCTCGAGCAGGCGCGCACCGAGCCCACGGTGCTGCAGGCGGTGCAGGAGGCTGTCGACGAGGCCAACCAAGCCGTCAGCCGCGCCGAGTCGATCCGCGAGTTCCGATTGCTGCCAAGTGATTTCACCGAGGACAACGGCTACCTCACACCCTCACTCAAGGTGCGGCGGTCGCTCGTCCAACGAGACTTCGCAGAGGAGATCCGGCAGATCTACGACCAGCCGCGCAGCCAGGCCTGA
- a CDS encoding GNAT family N-acetyltransferase, with protein MTATWAAADLPEGPEPSDVREARVRAASRTWSTSQRVHPGDVSWSAAAPEPDRVVRRIWTSGERLVAWAYAEGDAALAYVEVHVDPTADPLLGDEVMAWCRDQASVAVVPVLDRERHLLRALKGVGAQEDSSAPWFVHQCRALSGLLPQPLMPAGYRVRPVRSGEEDERVAVHRRSWAPARVQELAGQPVTSDAESSFDRAAYDRVIATTLYWRDLDVVVQAPDGRLVATALGWFDPRSRSGLIEPVGTDPSYAVRGLGRAACAALLVALAEAGATRALVCPRGDDGYPVPRHLYSTLGMTPVARTRTYQIGAVGGAA; from the coding sequence ATGACAGCGACCTGGGCGGCAGCGGATCTGCCCGAGGGCCCCGAGCCCTCCGACGTGCGCGAGGCCCGTGTCCGGGCTGCGAGCCGCACCTGGTCGACGAGCCAACGCGTTCATCCTGGCGACGTGAGCTGGTCCGCCGCTGCTCCGGAGCCCGACCGTGTCGTACGCCGGATCTGGACGTCGGGGGAGAGGCTCGTCGCGTGGGCGTACGCGGAGGGAGACGCCGCGTTGGCGTACGTCGAGGTGCATGTCGACCCGACAGCCGACCCGTTGCTGGGGGATGAGGTCATGGCCTGGTGTCGGGACCAGGCGAGTGTCGCGGTCGTACCGGTGCTGGACCGTGAGCGCCACCTCCTGCGAGCGCTGAAAGGCGTTGGGGCGCAGGAGGATTCGTCGGCACCATGGTTCGTGCACCAGTGCCGCGCGCTGAGCGGTTTGCTGCCGCAGCCGTTGATGCCGGCGGGCTACCGGGTTCGACCGGTCCGCTCTGGCGAGGAGGACGAGCGCGTCGCAGTGCACCGCCGCTCGTGGGCGCCCGCGCGGGTTCAGGAGCTCGCCGGGCAGCCCGTCACCAGTGATGCCGAGTCGTCGTTCGACCGGGCCGCCTACGACCGGGTGATCGCGACGACGCTGTACTGGCGGGACCTGGACGTGGTCGTCCAAGCGCCGGACGGGCGACTGGTCGCCACAGCGTTGGGATGGTTCGACCCGAGGTCGCGCAGCGGGTTGATCGAGCCCGTGGGCACGGACCCGTCGTACGCCGTTCGCGGCCTGGGCAGGGCCGCCTGCGCGGCGCTCCTGGTCGCCTTGGCCGAGGCCGGTGCGACCCGCGCGCTCGTGTGCCCGCGCGGGGACGACGGCTATCCGGTCCCGCGGCACCTGTACTCAACGCTCGGGATGACGCCGGTCGCGCGTACCAGGACGTATCAGATCGGGGCTGTCGGTGGTGCCGCATAG
- a CDS encoding DEDD exonuclease domain-containing protein, whose amino-acid sequence MPASKVQHAIQATFDDLGTPLHDVTFVVVDLETTGGSPVASEITEVGAVKVRAGEVLGEFQTLVNPGLPIPAFISVLTGITDRMVASAPRIDSVLPSFLEFAKGSVLVAHNAPFDITFLKAATSRLGLEWPGHAVVDTAHLARQLVTRDEAPNRKLGTLAQLFGAATTPDHRALHDAQATVDVLHALMGRVGNLGVTTLEELQSFTSRVSPQQRRKRFLADNLPSAPGVYIFKDGQQRPLYVGTSVDIRRRVRTYFTSSEQRTRMAEMVGIAESITPIVCATPLEAEVRELRLIAEHKPRYNRRSRFPEKAVWVKLTVEPFPRLSVVKEVRDDGAQYVGPFGSRNQAQDAVAALHEVVPLRQCTVRMSVRGTGSACVLAEMGRCGAPCTGAQSPESYDEVVQRAADALSGDVRHVVEALEERMSVLAGRERFEDAGHLRDRLMALVRAAARAQRIRPLAASPEVVAARRVEQGGWEIVCVRFGRLAATTTTAPGADPMPVIEALRVGAEDVLPGIAPAPAALPEETEKVLRWLESPGVRMVHVDGEWTCPMHGAGGARDRLEPMLRAREEVAGFGEAPGRSLHRPPGAVASGRSGRLG is encoded by the coding sequence ATGCCAGCCAGCAAGGTCCAGCACGCGATCCAGGCGACGTTCGACGACCTGGGTACGCCGCTGCACGACGTCACCTTCGTGGTGGTCGACCTTGAGACCACAGGCGGCAGCCCGGTCGCCTCCGAGATCACCGAGGTCGGTGCGGTGAAGGTCCGCGCCGGAGAGGTGCTCGGGGAGTTCCAGACCCTCGTCAACCCCGGTCTGCCGATCCCCGCGTTCATCTCGGTGCTCACCGGCATCACCGACCGCATGGTGGCGTCCGCGCCTCGGATCGACTCGGTCCTGCCGTCCTTCCTCGAGTTCGCCAAGGGCTCGGTGCTGGTCGCCCACAACGCGCCCTTCGACATCACGTTCCTCAAGGCGGCGACGTCCCGTCTGGGTCTGGAGTGGCCCGGACATGCGGTCGTCGACACCGCTCATCTGGCCCGCCAGCTGGTCACCCGCGACGAGGCGCCCAACCGCAAGCTCGGCACGCTGGCCCAGCTGTTCGGCGCGGCGACGACTCCCGACCACCGGGCCCTGCACGACGCCCAGGCGACCGTGGACGTGCTGCACGCGCTCATGGGTCGGGTCGGCAACCTCGGCGTGACGACGCTGGAGGAGCTGCAGTCGTTCACGTCCCGGGTCAGCCCGCAGCAGCGCCGCAAGCGGTTCCTGGCCGACAACCTCCCGTCCGCGCCCGGTGTCTACATCTTCAAGGACGGTCAGCAACGACCGCTGTACGTCGGCACGTCGGTCGACATCCGCCGCCGGGTCCGCACCTACTTCACGTCCAGTGAGCAGCGCACCCGGATGGCCGAGATGGTCGGCATCGCCGAGAGCATCACGCCGATCGTGTGCGCCACCCCGCTCGAGGCGGAGGTGCGCGAGCTGCGGCTGATCGCCGAGCACAAGCCGCGCTACAACCGGCGATCGCGCTTCCCGGAGAAGGCCGTGTGGGTCAAGCTCACCGTCGAGCCCTTTCCGCGGCTGTCCGTGGTCAAGGAGGTGCGGGACGACGGTGCTCAGTACGTCGGTCCGTTCGGGTCACGCAACCAGGCGCAGGACGCGGTCGCCGCACTCCACGAGGTGGTCCCGCTGCGGCAGTGCACCGTGCGGATGTCGGTTCGGGGCACGGGCAGCGCCTGCGTCCTCGCCGAGATGGGGCGGTGTGGCGCCCCGTGCACGGGCGCCCAGTCCCCGGAGTCCTACGACGAGGTCGTGCAGCGAGCCGCCGACGCGCTGAGCGGCGACGTGCGGCACGTCGTGGAGGCGCTCGAGGAGCGGATGAGCGTGCTGGCCGGCAGAGAGCGCTTCGAGGATGCCGGCCACCTGCGCGACCGCCTGATGGCTCTGGTCCGAGCGGCGGCGCGGGCTCAACGGATTCGGCCGCTGGCGGCCAGCCCCGAAGTCGTCGCGGCACGGCGGGTCGAGCAGGGCGGCTGGGAGATCGTCTGCGTACGTTTCGGTCGCCTCGCGGCGACCACCACGACGGCTCCTGGGGCTGACCCCATGCCGGTCATCGAGGCGCTGCGCGTCGGTGCCGAAGACGTACTGCCGGGGATCGCTCCGGCGCCGGCGGCCCTCCCCGAGGAGACCGAGAAGGTCCTGCGCTGGTTGGAGTCGCCGGGCGTCCGCATGGTTCACGTCGACGGCGAGTGGACTTGCCCGATGCACGGCGCGGGCGGTGCACGCGACCGACTGGAGCCGATGCTGCGCGCTCGCGAGGAGGTCGCCGGCTTCGGTGAGGCACCTGGCCGCTCACTCCACCGCCCTCCGGGCGCGGTGGCGTCGGGCCGCTCCGGGCGGCTTGGCTAG
- a CDS encoding Lrp/AsnC family transcriptional regulator encodes MISAIVLINADVNRIPEVAQAIAEIEGVSEVYSVTGNVDLIAVAKVARHEDFADVIADRLNKVEGVRDTQTHIAFRTYSADDLGAAFSIGND; translated from the coding sequence GTGATCTCCGCCATCGTCCTGATCAATGCCGATGTCAACCGCATCCCCGAGGTCGCTCAGGCGATCGCCGAGATCGAGGGGGTCAGCGAGGTCTACTCCGTGACAGGCAACGTCGACCTGATCGCTGTGGCCAAGGTCGCGCGGCACGAAGACTTCGCCGACGTGATCGCCGACCGCCTCAACAAGGTCGAAGGCGTGCGCGACACGCAGACCCACATCGCGTTCCGCACCTACTCCGCCGACGACCTCGGCGCGGCCTTCAGCATCGGCAACGACTGA
- the trpD gene encoding anthranilate phosphoribosyltransferase yields the protein MADQQPAERTWPSVLTALLAGHDLTADDTQWVMDQVLSERAEPAQLAGFLVALRAKGETAAEMRGLADGMLGHALRIDVPGTTLDIVGTGGDQAHTVNISTMAAVVAAGSGAKVVKHGNRAASSSSGAADVLEALGVRLDLTPEQVRQVVEQAGITFCFAQTFHPSFRHAGTVRRALGIPTAFNVLGPLTNPGQPRYSATGVADGRMAPFIAEVFAGRGRDAAVFRGDDGLDELTLSTTSQVWWVRDGSVSELELDPSALGLDRAPLSALRGGDAAHNAQVAREVFAGSTGPVRDAVVLNAGMAIGLTLLDGKEGQFGGYDDLTSLVRAGIQVAQETIDRGAAAQALDRWVRASAAVAAAG from the coding sequence ATGGCTGATCAGCAGCCGGCCGAGCGGACCTGGCCCAGCGTGCTGACGGCCCTGCTCGCCGGTCACGACCTGACTGCCGACGACACGCAGTGGGTCATGGATCAGGTCCTCAGCGAGCGGGCGGAGCCGGCACAGCTGGCCGGCTTCCTCGTGGCCCTACGCGCCAAGGGCGAGACGGCAGCCGAGATGCGTGGCCTCGCCGACGGGATGCTCGGGCACGCCCTCCGTATCGATGTGCCGGGCACCACGCTCGACATCGTCGGGACCGGCGGCGACCAGGCGCACACCGTCAACATCTCGACCATGGCGGCTGTCGTCGCCGCTGGGTCGGGCGCCAAGGTGGTCAAGCACGGCAACCGGGCGGCGTCCTCGTCATCGGGAGCCGCCGACGTGCTCGAAGCGCTCGGCGTACGACTCGATCTCACGCCCGAGCAGGTACGTCAGGTCGTCGAGCAGGCAGGCATCACGTTCTGCTTCGCACAGACTTTCCACCCGTCGTTCCGACATGCCGGCACCGTCCGTCGGGCTCTGGGCATCCCCACGGCCTTCAACGTGTTGGGGCCGCTCACCAACCCCGGACAACCTCGCTACTCCGCAACCGGTGTCGCCGACGGCCGGATGGCGCCGTTCATCGCCGAGGTCTTCGCCGGCCGTGGTCGGGACGCAGCCGTCTTCCGTGGCGATGACGGTCTGGATGAGCTGACGCTGTCCACGACCTCACAGGTCTGGTGGGTTCGTGACGGCTCCGTCAGTGAGCTCGAGCTCGACCCGTCGGCGCTCGGTCTCGACCGCGCGCCGCTGTCCGCGTTGCGCGGTGGCGATGCTGCCCACAACGCTCAGGTGGCCCGCGAGGTGTTCGCGGGGTCGACCGGGCCGGTACGGGACGCGGTGGTGCTCAATGCCGGGATGGCGATCGGCCTGACCTTGCTCGACGGCAAGGAAGGGCAGTTCGGCGGGTACGACGACCTCACCTCATTGGTGCGGGCCGGCATCCAGGTCGCTCAGGAGACCATCGATCGCGGTGCCGCGGCGCAAGCCCTGGACCGCTGGGTACGCGCCAGCGCGGCAGTCGCAGCCGCCGGCTGA
- a CDS encoding response regulator transcription factor gives MPSTAPVPSTIRSLSVLLYSDDIATRDAVRVGVGRRPAKDVEIERWRECATAPAVIEAVEAGGYDVLLLDGEATPVGGMGLCRQLKNEIFDCPPVIVLTGRPQDAWLASWSLADAAVPHPIDPLTLGATIADVARRLVATP, from the coding sequence ATGCCCTCGACCGCTCCCGTGCCCTCGACCATACGCAGCCTGTCGGTCCTCCTCTACAGCGACGACATCGCGACCCGAGACGCTGTCCGCGTCGGGGTCGGCCGTCGACCTGCTAAGGACGTCGAGATCGAGCGGTGGCGTGAGTGCGCGACGGCTCCTGCCGTGATCGAGGCGGTGGAGGCCGGCGGGTACGACGTCCTCCTGCTCGACGGTGAGGCCACCCCGGTGGGTGGCATGGGTCTGTGCCGTCAGCTCAAGAACGAGATCTTCGACTGCCCGCCCGTCATCGTGCTCACCGGCCGACCGCAGGATGCGTGGCTGGCCTCGTGGTCGCTGGCCGATGCCGCTGTGCCGCACCCGATCGACCCGCTCACGCTGGGCGCGACGATCGCCGACGTGGCGCGGCGTCTCGTCGCCACTCCCTGA
- a CDS encoding cytochrome c oxidase subunit 3 has protein sequence MTDVATATAQTSQHGIPAGHGPVTRPNMTAVGTMVWLASELMFFAGLFAMYFTIRSVAPELWTKNTEVLNVPYALANTLILVISSIWCQLGVFKAEQGVPFRTGKLRQVSQWGMREWYVLTYLFGATFVAGQVMEYSELVGEGVRLDSDAYGSMFYLTTGFHGLHVTGGLLAFLLIIGRTFTSRKYTHHQATGAIVTSYYWHFVDVVWIALFATIYLLQ, from the coding sequence ATGACCGACGTGGCGACCGCGACTGCTCAGACGAGCCAACATGGAATCCCTGCCGGACACGGACCAGTCACCCGACCGAACATGACGGCCGTCGGCACGATGGTCTGGCTCGCCAGCGAGCTCATGTTCTTCGCGGGACTGTTCGCGATGTACTTCACGATCCGGTCAGTGGCACCGGAGCTCTGGACCAAGAACACCGAGGTCCTCAACGTCCCGTACGCACTCGCCAACACCCTGATCCTGGTGATCTCCTCGATCTGGTGCCAGCTGGGCGTCTTCAAGGCTGAGCAGGGTGTGCCGTTCCGCACGGGCAAGCTGCGGCAGGTCAGCCAGTGGGGCATGCGTGAGTGGTACGTCCTGACCTACCTGTTCGGCGCGACATTCGTCGCCGGTCAGGTCATGGAGTACTCCGAGCTCGTCGGCGAGGGAGTCCGTCTCGACTCCGACGCGTACGGCTCGATGTTCTACCTCACCACCGGCTTCCACGGCCTGCACGTGACCGGCGGCCTCCTGGCCTTCCTGCTGATCATCGGACGCACCTTCACGTCCCGGAAGTACACCCACCACCAGGCGACCGGCGCCATCGTGACCAGCTACTACTGGCACTTCGTCGATGTGGTCTGGATCGCGCTGTTCGCGACCATCTACCTCCTGCAGTAG
- a CDS encoding c-type cytochrome — MSSLAARRRHPAAIVVVLLLGLVVTGGLYAALAPKDAKASTATADDVNAGKRLFLANCATCHGTNANGTNAGPSLVGVGAAAVDFQVGTGRMPLTQPGVQAGRNKVTMDANQTKQLAAYVASLGPGPAVPAEEYTKGGGNIAKGGELFRVNCAMCHNFAGSGGALTRGKYAPALRGIEGKHVYEAMLTGPQSMPVFNDNNLSPEDKNDIVSYLHNVDSEANAGGHNLGNMGPVSEGLFAWTIGIGVLIGAAIWLGRKAA, encoded by the coding sequence GTGAGCTCCCTCGCCGCTCGCCGCCGACACCCAGCAGCCATCGTGGTGGTGCTGCTGCTGGGACTGGTCGTGACTGGTGGCCTTTACGCCGCGCTCGCACCCAAGGACGCCAAGGCGTCCACCGCGACCGCCGATGACGTGAACGCCGGCAAGCGTCTCTTCCTGGCCAACTGCGCCACCTGCCACGGCACCAACGCCAACGGCACCAACGCCGGCCCCTCGCTCGTGGGTGTCGGTGCGGCCGCGGTCGACTTCCAGGTCGGCACCGGTCGGATGCCGTTGACGCAGCCCGGTGTCCAGGCGGGCCGTAACAAGGTCACGATGGACGCCAACCAGACCAAGCAGCTCGCGGCCTACGTCGCCTCGCTCGGCCCCGGCCCGGCAGTGCCCGCGGAGGAATACACCAAGGGCGGCGGCAACATCGCCAAGGGCGGTGAGCTGTTCCGCGTCAACTGCGCGATGTGCCACAACTTCGCCGGCTCCGGTGGCGCGCTGACGCGCGGCAAGTACGCACCGGCCCTGCGCGGTATCGAGGGCAAGCACGTCTACGAGGCCATGCTGACCGGCCCGCAGTCGATGCCGGTCTTCAACGACAACAACCTCTCGCCAGAGGACAAGAACGACATCGTCAGCTACCTGCACAACGTCGACAGCGAGGCCAACGCCGGTGGTCACAACCTCGGCAACATGGGCCCGGTCTCCGAGGGCTTGTTCGCCTGGACGATCGGCATCGGCGTGCTCATCGGTGCGGCGATCTGGCTGGGACGGAAGGCTGCCTGA